The nucleotide sequence CCTCACTTCGCCCCCCCTCCTGCGGCGACTCCGCCGGACCCTCCCTTACGATGCCGTATTAATGTAACGGTGTGCTAAGTGTAGCAGAACGGATGGCGGTGGCCGGTGTGGTATCCTGACCCGCATGGGCACCGGAGGAAAGGTCCGCGTCGAGGTGGAACGGTCGATCCTGCGGGCCGCGGACGAGGCGTCGCGCGGGATCCGCGAGCTGCTGCGCGAGCGGGGGATCTACGCGATCAACCTCATCTCCTCTCCCGGATCCGGGAAGACCACGCTCATCGAGGCGTTGCTGTCGCGCTTCGAAGGCAAGGGCGGCGTGGCGGTCGTCGAGGGGGACATCGAGACCGACATCGACGCGGAGCGGATCCGCCGCCTGGGCGTGCAGGTCCGGCAGATCAACACCCGATCCTCGTGCCACATCCTGCCGGAGCAGCTTCTGCGGGCCCTCGCGGAGATGGACCTGTCCGGCACGCGTCTGCTGATCGTCGAGAACGTGGGGAACCTCGTCTGCCCCGCGGAGGTGCCGCTGGGCGAGGACACGCGCGTCGTCCTTCTGAGCGTCACCGAAGGGGACGAGAAGCCGCTCAAATACCCGCTGGTGTTCCGGACGTCCGACATCCTCGTCATCACGAAAACCGATCTGCTCCCCCACGTGCGGTTCGACGTTTCGCGGGTTCGCCGCGCCGCGCGCGCCGCCAACCCCGAAGTCGAGATCTTCGAGACGTCCGCGGTCACGGGGGAGGGGCTCCCCGCGCTCCTCGACCGGTTCGAGTCGCTCGGAGCGGCGAAATGCACGAGCTCGGCGTCGCCAACGAGATCCTGAACATCGCGCTTTCGGAGTCCGACCGCCACGCCGCGAAGAAAGTGGTGTCGATCCGGCTTCGCGTCGGGGTGCTGCGCGCCATCGAGCCGGGGAACCTCTCCTTCCTCTTCGGTCACGTCGCCCGCGGCACCCCGGCCGACGGGGCGGTCCTCGAGATCGACGAGGAGCCGGTCCGCGTGGACTGCCCCTCTTGCGGCGTATCCGATGCCCGTTCCATCCCCTGGGAATGCCCGACGTGCGGCGGCGCCGGCATATCCGCCACGGGCGGGGAGTCCCTCGAAATCGTCTCTCTCGAACTGGACGCGTAGCGCATCCGCAGCCGGCCCTCTGGCGGTATCGAGAACATTTAGCGGTTTCTCGCCGGTACATAAAACAATCCGAATTCGCTTGTAACGTATTGAATCACCGGGCGGATATTCTTCTTGACAGAAATAGAACCGTTTTTTAAAAATAATGGAAGCATTCCAAATGTTACCGGTGCAGGAGGCGCAGATGCTCACGAGGCGGGGGGAAGGTCTCAGTCGGCGCGAATTCGTCCGGATCGCGGGAACGACCCTGGCGGCGCTGGGGTTTTCCGGCGCGCTCACGCCGAAGCTGGCCCGCGCCCTGGAAAATGCGGCGGCCGGGAGGCCCAAGGTCGTCTGGCTCCACTTCGCAAGCGACACGGGGTGCACGGAGTCGCTCATCAAGTCGGACCACCCGAACACGGCGGAGCTGGTGCTCGACATATTGAGCGTCGACTACCACGAGTCGATCATGGCCGCGGCGGGAAAGCAGGCCGACGAGGTGCTGGCGAAGGCGGTGGCGGGGAAGGATTACATCTGCGTCGTCGAGGGCGGGATCCCCACCGTTCCCGGTCACGGGATGATCGGCGGGCGCGAGATGCTCGACATCGCGAAAGAGGTGTGCGGCAACGCGAAGGCGGTGGTCGCCATCGGGTCGTGCGCGGTCGACGGCGGCGTCCCGGCGGCCAAGCCGAACCCTTCGAAGATCCTGGGCGTCGACCAGGCCCTCAACATGAAGGGAAAGGTCGTGAACCTTCCGTGCTGCCCGGTGAACCCGGAGTGGCTGATCGGAACGGTGGTCTACGTACTGACCATCGGCAAGGTCCCCGAGCTCGACGACAAGGGCCGCCCGAAGATGTTCTACGGCCGGAAGATCCACGACAACTGCCCGCGCCGGACCCACTTCGACGGCGGTCGTTTCGTGGAACAGTTCGGCTCGAAGGAGGAGGCCGCAGGGTACTGCCTCTACAAGATGGGGTGCAAGGGGCCCGAGGCGTGGTCGGAGTGCCCGAAGACGCGCTGGAACTCCAAGGAGTCGTGGTGCATCGAGATCGGCTCCCCGTGCCTGGGGTGCTCCGAGAACCAGTGGACCGACAACTTCGCCCCGTTCTACGAGAAGCTCGCCAACGTCGCCCTGCCGTACGGCGACATGACCGCGGACAAGGTCGGCGTCGGCATCGCGGTCGCGACCGGCGCGGCAATCGCGGGGCACGCGGTCCTCAAGGCCGCCCGCGGGAAGTCCGGCGACGCGGCGAAGAAGGAATAGGCCGCGCCTCCAACGGTTCTTATAAGGAAAAGGACGAGAGGGAGATCCCATGGCAAAGCGAGTCGTGATCGATCCCATCCCCCGCATCGAGGGGCACCTCCGCATCGAGGTGGAGGTGGAGAACGGCAAGGTCAAGGACGCCTGGAGCTCCGGGACGCTGTTCCGCGGCTTCGAGATCATCCTGCAGGGGCGCGACCCGAGGGACGCCTGGTTCATCACCCAGCGGATCTGCGGCGTATGCCCCGTATCCCACGGGCACACGAGCACGCTGGGGCTGGAGGACGCGTTCAAGGTGAAGCCGCCCGACAACGCGCGGATCATCCGGAACCTGATCGAGGGCGGGCAGTTCGTCCACTCCCACATCCTCTGGTTCTACCACCTGAACGCGCTGGACTACGTCGACGTCGTCTCCGCCCTC is from Deltaproteobacteria bacterium and encodes:
- the hypB gene encoding hydrogenase nickel incorporation protein HypB; amino-acid sequence: MGTGGKVRVEVERSILRAADEASRGIRELLRERGIYAINLISSPGSGKTTLIEALLSRFEGKGGVAVVEGDIETDIDAERIRRLGVQVRQINTRSSCHILPEQLLRALAEMDLSGTRLLIVENVGNLVCPAEVPLGEDTRVVLLSVTEGDEKPLKYPLVFRTSDILVITKTDLLPHVRFDVSRVRRAARAANPEVEIFETSAVTGEGLPALLDRFESLGAAKCTSSASPTRS
- a CDS encoding hydrogenase maturation nickel metallochaperone HypA, which produces MHELGVANEILNIALSESDRHAAKKVVSIRLRVGVLRAIEPGNLSFLFGHVARGTPADGAVLEIDEEPVRVDCPSCGVSDARSIPWECPTCGGAGISATGGESLEIVSLELDA
- a CDS encoding hydrogenase small subunit, with product MLPVQEAQMLTRRGEGLSRREFVRIAGTTLAALGFSGALTPKLARALENAAAGRPKVVWLHFASDTGCTESLIKSDHPNTAELVLDILSVDYHESIMAAAGKQADEVLAKAVAGKDYICVVEGGIPTVPGHGMIGGREMLDIAKEVCGNAKAVVAIGSCAVDGGVPAAKPNPSKILGVDQALNMKGKVVNLPCCPVNPEWLIGTVVYVLTIGKVPELDDKGRPKMFYGRKIHDNCPRRTHFDGGRFVEQFGSKEEAAGYCLYKMGCKGPEAWSECPKTRWNSKESWCIEIGSPCLGCSENQWTDNFAPFYEKLANVALPYGDMTADKVGVGIAVATGAAIAGHAVLKAARGKSGDAAKKE